Proteins encoded together in one Triticum dicoccoides isolate Atlit2015 ecotype Zavitan chromosome 7B, WEW_v2.0, whole genome shotgun sequence window:
- the LOC119337233 gene encoding DJ-1 protein homolog E-like: protein MAPSKKVLMLCGDYMEDYEAAVPFYALAGLGVAVHCATPGKAPGDPCLTAVHDFLGYELYTELPGHRFRVTADFAAAAADPSSYDALVVPGGRFVEQLSVDPEAVALVGAFAGELRRPVVLTCHSQVLLAAAGAMGGVRCTAFFSLRPVVELAGGTWVEPDPFSLCVADGHVLTAIGWPAHGEIIGQLLRALGGRVLGGRGQGVLFLCADYVDDYEANVPFRALAGVGCRVEAACPTKRKGEPCVTAIYDDVAAAPGAVSDEKRGHNFVMTVDWADINVDDYECVVVPGGRSPELLVTNEKAVALVGQFAAKGKVVASIDQGHLVLAAAGLLKGKRCASGVPMRVVSNLAGAAAVEPQGAVADGKLVTAASWPDLAEFIARLVDLLGITVSF, encoded by the exons ATGGCGCCGTCCAAGAAGGTGCTGATGCTGTGCGGCGACTACATGGAGGACTACGAGGCGGCCGTGCCCTTCTACGCGCTGGCCGGCCTGGGCGTCGCCGTCCACTGCGCCACCCCGGGCAAGGCCCCCGGCGACCCCTGCCTCACCGCCGTGCACGACTTCCTCGGCTACGAGCTCTACACGGAGCTCCCCGGCCACCGCTTCCGCGTCACCGCCGacttcgccgcggcggcggccgaCCCGTCCTCGTACGACGCCCTCGTCGTCCCGGGCGGCCGCTTCGTGGAGCAGCTCAGCGTTGACCCCGAGGCGGTCGCCCTCGTCGGGGCGTTCGCGGGCGAGCTGCGCAGGCCGGTCGTGCTCACGTGCCACAGCCAGGTCCTGCTCGCCGCTGCGGGCGCCATGGGCGGCGTCCGCTGCACGGCGTTCTTCAGCCTGCGGCCCGTCGTGGAGCTGGCCGGCGGGACCTGGGTCGAGCCCGATCCCTTCAGCCTGTGCGTCGCCGATGGCCACGTCCTGACCGCCATCGGGTGGCCCGCGCACGGGGAGATCATCGGGCAGCTCCTGCGCGCCTTGGGCGGCCGAGTCCTCGGCGGGCGCGGCCAGGGCGTCCTCTTCCTCTGCGCC GACTACGTGGACGACTACGAGGCGAACGTGCCCTTCCGCGCGCTGGCCGGCGTGGGCTGCCGCGTGGAGGCGGCGTGCCCGACGAAGCGCAAGGGCGAGCCGTGCGTCACGGCGATCTACGACGACGTCGCCGCGGCCCCCGGCGCGGTGAGCGACGAGAAGCGTGGGCACAACTTCGTGATGACCGTGGACTGGGCCGACATCAACGTCGACGACTACGAGTGCGTGGTCGTGCCCGGCGGCCGGTCGCCGGAGCTGCTCGTGACGAACGAGAAGGCGGTGGCGCTGGTGGGGCAGTTCGCGGCCAAGGGGAAGGTGGTCGCCAGCATCGACCAGGGGCACCTCGTCCTCGCCGCGGCGGGGCTCCTCAAGGGCAAGCGGTGCGCGAGCGGAGTGCCCATGAGGGTGGTCTCCAACCTCGCCGGCGCGGCGGCCGTGGAGCCCCAAGGGGCGGTCGCCGACGGGAAGCTCGTGACGGCGGCGAGCTGGCCGGACCTTGCCGAGTTCATAGCTCGCCTCGTGGATCTCTTGGGCATTACCGTCTCGTTCTAA